Part of the Drosophila kikkawai strain 14028-0561.14 chromosome 3L, DkikHiC1v2, whole genome shotgun sequence genome is shown below.
tcgatctagccatgtccgtctgtccgtctgtccgtctgtctgtctgtccgtctgtctatccgtctgtccgtctgtccgtctgtccgtctgtctgtttctacgcaaactagtccctcagctGTAAAGctttctgaatgaaactttgcacatagtcttctatatactctcactgctatatatgtcggaacgggccggatcggacgactatatcatatagctgccatacaaatgttcgaaaaatttttagaaaaaaaattataacttaactgttttccaacatatgtgcactattttttacatatgaccattttatattatttctgaattttggtataaattttatgaaaatcggccaactatatcatatagctgccatataaaccgatcggtaggtgtagggaaaatgtaaaactgggaatgtaaaactgtaactgtcaaactctcaacataataagtataggtagaatgcaatgaaataatatttgcaagggtatacaaacttcggcgtgccgaagttagcttcctttcttgttatttatatttcaaagtatttcattgttttctaGTTATTTATCTTTCCCCACCTCACAGTAATGTTTAAGAAAACTAAACCCAGCTTTAATCTCCTCACTGAACCCCCAAAAATTAAACCCAAAACTTTCGCATCGTATAAGATGGATTTAGAGGCGTAGCAGACCTCTCTCTTAACACTCTTGGCTTTTAAGCCGCAGTCTTGGCCAAAACGCTGCGCGGTTTAAGCCACACGCTATCGGCTGTTTCTCTGTTTCGGACGGCTGTGTTTTTGTGTCTGTGATAAACAAGTAAAATGCATCAGAAGAACCTGCTTCTAGTGCTGCTCTTAGTGGTAATTGGTAGTATTTTCTACTATCTTTACAACCTAAAACTAGAACGGGAGCAAACGGAATCCGTGTCATCAACGACATCGCAACTGCAGGCGGTGTTCGAGGCAAAGGTTATACCCCAACTCGGAGCTCTGGGCCGTCCGGCGAGGGGCAACTGGACGGCAAAGCAGCTGGAGGCCATGGCACAGAGTCAGCGGGAAACGGGTTACAATGCCTGGCTCTCGGAGCGCATATCACCTGAGCGCACGCTCTATGACATGCGGCATCGCAGGTGAGAGCTTCAAGAGCTTCCAGAGAGCTGTAGAAGTATAAGAGTATAGTGATGACGATATTTGTACGATCTTCCGATCTCTACAGCTGTAAAAAGCTTGATTACCCGGCGAAAAAGCTGCCCTCGGTGAGCGTGGTGATAACGTATCACAACGAGGAGGCAAGCGTTCTGCTGCGGACGTTAAGCAGTCTACGTAGTCGGACTCCGGAGCTGCTGCTTCGCGAGATCATACTGGTGGACGATGGCAGCCCCACGGTGGATCCCAAGCTCAAGGACTTCTTCCAGGTCAAGTTCCCCGACAAGTTGAGACTCCACCGACTGGACACCCAGGTGGGTTTGATGCAGGCACGAGTGGCGGGCGCCCAGTTAGCCCTGGCTGATGTCCTACTCTTTCTGGACTCCCATGTGGAGGTCACACAAGGCTGGCTGGAACCGCTGCTTTCACCTATTCTGGAGAACAACAAAACCTGCACCACGCCCATCATCGATACCATTGATTATGAGAATCTGGCCTATAGAAGGGGCAAGCCTTCGCGGGGCTTCTTTGACTGGGAGTTCAACTACATACAGTTGCCGCTGCTCAAGGAGGAGGCAGTGGCCATGCCGGCACCCCACCAGAATCCCATCATGAGTGGCGGACTCTTTGCCATTGGACGTCAATGGTTCTTTGAGCTGGGAGGCTATGACAAGGGCCTAAAAATCTGGGGAGCGGAGCAGTTCGAGCTGAGTCTGAAACTGTGGCTGTGTGGAGGCAGAATCCTGGAGGTGCCCTGCTCTAGAATTGGCCATCTCTACCGGGAGGGCAGCTTCAAGGTGCACTACACTGACAAGGGCAAGAGCAGTGAAGAGAAGCTGATATCGAGGGTGAGTGGGAGTTAAGGAATGTCAGGATAAGAATTGATCTTATAAATTCCGAAAACCTTTCAGAACTACCGTCGCGTGGCCGAGGTTTGGCTGGATGAGTACAAGGATAAACTGTTTGCCAATATGCCCCACTTGACTGTGATCCAGGCGGGAAATCTGGCCGAGCAGCGGCAGCTCAAAAAGCGTTTAAACTGCAAACCCTTCAAGTGGTTTCTGGACAACTTGGCTCAGGACTTTCTGCAAGTATATCCACTCAAAGATCCTGGTGACTACGCCTTTGGCACACTGCAAAGTATGTCTTCTCCGGAACTCTGCTTGGATCGCACGGAAACCGAACCTAGTCGCCCTCAACTGAGTCCCTGCAGCTCGGATCCCACCTTTCCAAGCAAACCAGAGCAACAGTGGGTTCTTACCAATCGGTGGGAGCTGCGCTCTGGCTTTCGGTGTCTGGAGGTGCGTAACAAGTCCGTGGATGTCCACGTCTACCAGTGTCACCGCCAGAAGGGCAATCAGTTTTGGTCATACGATACCAAGACCCATCAGATTGTCTTTGGCCAGAATGCTAACGCCAGGAGGTGTCTGGAGGTGGAACCGGAGAAGCATGGAGTAACCATGAGGGATTGCGATCCAAATCAAGCCAAGCAGCGTTGGAAATTTGGATATCAGAATAACGAGAGACTGAAGCATTTCTGGGATAATGTCAAGACCAATTAGGATGAAGtagtttttttccttttaggTGCCAATAGCTATTACTTagctttttgttatattttatttactcaaggttatcttttataattttgtatttatttaagttaaaGAAAAGCCAAGAGATTATTTTGATTACTTATTAATAAAGAAGCTGTTACAAATTCtaggtaaaataaataagataataattttttgactTTAAATACTGTTTTTAAATTGAGTAAAGATGAAACTACAGTCCTGCTGTAAAAAGTACTAACTCTGAGCTActtttttattccaaaaaacTCGTCCCTCTTGATCTTCAGTGTTCTGTTCTACCTCCTGATGTCCTCCAAATATCCGAACTTTGTAGGTGAAATAATACAAGTTGTAGATGTCCATGATGTGCTCCAAGTGACTGCATATGAATTGCATGGAAACTGGAAAACTCAGCTGCAAAGTAAGAGTTTGATATAGAATCAGTGTTAAGTAAAATCTATTAACTCACATCAATCACTGGGTAATAGGAATGATCCAGGTAGTATTTGTGATGATCTTGTGATTTGTTCATCTGCCCACCCAAATGCAAGTCTACCTCGAAGGGCAGAAAGCGATGACCCCGCCATTCATCGCGGCTATCCCCGGCCAAGACATTGACATTGGTAAGACATCTGCCCAGTTCCTCTGTGGCCTCGCTGTCAATCTTGACGGGACTGCAAATGCTGCTATTGGGTAAAGCTTCCAAGACAAAGGCCTCGAGGGCAGCTCTACTAAAGACTATGCCAGAGCCTTGGTGCATGAAGACCTAaagaaatatttctaaatttttaaaataaatttttataaatatgttgTTAGCTTACCAGACCATTGGGTGTCCTTAGTTTACAGCCAAAATATACAAGTTCATTGGGACTATAGGTGCTCAGCATCTCACGCAGGTTCTCAACCACCACAAAACTTGAAAGAACATTGAATATTTATCAGTACTCCTAAACAATTAAGCCCCACTTACTTGTCATCATTTGCATAGAGAAACCAATCACCCTTGTGGATGTGATACCCTtggacgtactccaggtggGCTCTGATTCGCTCCCACCGGCTGTGCAGATGCAGGAATACCGCCGGCTCCAAGAAGTGGTCAATATCGTCGCTGACAAACACAAAGTGATCGCAATGCTTGGCCCAAGTTCGGAGGATGTGTATACCGGCATGCTCATGCCGGTACTCATAGGTGACTATAATGCAGAAAATCCTAGGCGGCGGAGGAGCTACCAAGATGTCCTTCTTTTCGA
Proteins encoded:
- the Pgant8 gene encoding polypeptide N-acetylgalactosaminyltransferase 8 yields the protein MHQKNLLLVLLLVVIGSIFYYLYNLKLEREQTESVSSTTSQLQAVFEAKVIPQLGALGRPARGNWTAKQLEAMAQSQRETGYNAWLSERISPERTLYDMRHRSCKKLDYPAKKLPSVSVVITYHNEEASVLLRTLSSLRSRTPELLLREIILVDDGSPTVDPKLKDFFQVKFPDKLRLHRLDTQVGLMQARVAGAQLALADVLLFLDSHVEVTQGWLEPLLSPILENNKTCTTPIIDTIDYENLAYRRGKPSRGFFDWEFNYIQLPLLKEEAVAMPAPHQNPIMSGGLFAIGRQWFFELGGYDKGLKIWGAEQFELSLKLWLCGGRILEVPCSRIGHLYREGSFKVHYTDKGKSSEEKLISRNYRRVAEVWLDEYKDKLFANMPHLTVIQAGNLAEQRQLKKRLNCKPFKWFLDNLAQDFLQVYPLKDPGDYAFGTLQSMSSPELCLDRTETEPSRPQLSPCSSDPTFPSKPEQQWVLTNRWELRSGFRCLEVRNKSVDVHVYQCHRQKGNQFWSYDTKTHQIVFGQNANARRCLEVEPEKHGVTMRDCDPNQAKQRWKFGYQNNERLKHFWDNVKTN
- the LOC108083003 gene encoding glycoprotein-N-acetylgalactosamine 3-beta-galactosyltransferase 1, whose translation is MPRLFNSRVKNKCSPCNGIYILLLCFIFLVMVMQLQRENLEKKDILVAPPPPRIFCIIVTYEYRHEHAGIHILRTWAKHCDHFVFVSDDIDHFLEPAVFLHLHSRWERIRAHLEYVQGYHIHKGDWFLYANDDNFVVVENLREMLSTYSPNELVYFGCKLRTPNGLVFMHQGSGIVFSRAALEAFVLEALPNSSICSPVKIDSEATEELGRCLTNVNVLAGDSRDEWRGHRFLPFEVDLHLGGQMNKSQDHHKYYLDHSYYPVIDLSFPVSMQFICSHLEHIMDIYNLYYFTYKVRIFGGHQEVEQNTEDQEGRVFWNKKVAQS